The sequence below is a genomic window from Lysobacter capsici.
GAATCGCGGAATTGCGCGCGCGGTCGGATAACGCGCCGTTGCGTTCCGGCGCAGCGATCGTGAGTGGCGAGGTTGCGGTGCCGCGGGCGAACGCACCTCGCCGGATCCAGGCCGGCGCGAAGACGAAACAGCGATACGTTCGCGGCCGCGCCGATCGGCGCGTGGTCGGACCGATCCGGCCCGGACTCTAAGGCGTGGCCTCAGCCGCGATAACGGCAACCCGCGGTGCAGGTCTCGTGGACGACGATCTCGCTCAACAGCGGCAGCACCGGCTTGAGCTGATCCCAGACCCACACCGCCAGACGCTCGCTGGTGGGGTTTTCCAGGCCTTCGATGTCGTTGAGGTAGTGGTGATCGAGGCGGTCGTAGATCGGCTGGAACGCCTTCTTGACGTCGGCGTAGTCCATCACCCAGCCGGTGTGCTCGCCCAGTTCGCCGCGCAGATGCACCTCGATCCGGAACGAGTGGCCGTGCAGGCGCGCGCACTTGTGGCCTTCGGGCACGTTCGGCAGCCGGTGCGCGGCTTCGAGGGTGAAGACCTTGAAGATATCGACGGCAGTCATGGCGGTAACCGGTGGCGGTGCGGACGCGGCGCGGCGTCGGTGAGTGGGGCGGCAGGCGCGTCCGGCGCCGGAAACGAAAAGGCCCGCAGCGCGGGCGGGCCTGGGTCTTGCTGCGCGGGTATCCATGGTGGCTATGGGTGGACTCGAACCACCGACCCCAGCATTATGAGTGCTGTGCTCTAACCGGCTGAGCTACATAGCCATGGGGAACCGCGAATTCTTCATGCCGGACGGGCGCTTGTCAATCGTCTGAGCGCGGCTTTGCCCGACTTGTCGTCTGCGCCACCCCGTGGCAGAGTCGGTCTCAGTGAATTTGGAGTCCGCATCGTGATCGATCCGGACGGCTATAGGCCTAATGTCGGCATCGTGCTCATGCACTCGGACGGCCGCTTGTTCTGGGCCCGGCGCGTGCATCGCGACGGCTGGCAGTTCCCGCAAGGCGGGATGAACACCGACGAGACGCCGCTCGAGGCGATGTACCGCGAGCTGCACGAGGAAACCGGCCTGCTCCCACAGCATGTCGAAGTCCTCGGCTCGACCCCGGGTTGGCTGCGTTATCGCCTGCCGCGTCGGGCGGTGCGTCGCAACGACCGGCTGGTCTGCATCGGCCAGAAGCAGGTCTGGTTCCTGCTGCGCTTGACCGGCGAAGAGTCGGACCTGCGCCTGGACCTGACCGACAAGCCCGAGTTCGATCACTGGCGCTGGGTCGATTTCTGGTACCCGGTGGAGCATGTGGTCATGTTCAAGCGCGGCGTCTATGCCAGTGCCTTGCGCCATCTGGCGCCGTTCGCGCGCCAGCTCGCCGGTCCCCAGGCGGTCCCCGTACCCAGCCCGGAAGCGCGCCTGCGCGAGGCGCAGATGGGCGGCTGCGGCCACCCGCCGCGTGCGCGGGCCTTCGGTGGCGGCAATCCGGCCCGCGGCAGCGGGTCCGATTCGGGCGGCTGAGCCGGGTCGGGCCTGTCCGGGCAAGCGTTTACGGGCTTGTTGGTTGCGGTTAATTGACAATCATTCGCATCCGTGGCGGAATGGCGCTGCAGCCACTTGGCTGCATGACCGAAAGACCTGCGCCGTGTACGTCTGCATCTGCAACGGAGTCACCGATCGCGATATCCGCCAGGCCGCCGAAGCCGGTTGCCGCAGCGTGCCCGAGCTGACCATGCGCACCGGTGCCGGCGCCAATTGCGGCAGCTGCCTGGAACTGGCGAGTTCGCTGCTGGAGCAGGCGCGCAACGTGCGTGAGCTGCCGTTGAACGTGATGCAACAGGCCGCCTGAGCCGTCGCAACATCGTGTGATTCGGGCCAGGCCCGACTTCGAGTTCCCCTTCCGGATATTCACCGCAGCCCTCGCGCTGTGGCCCGGCCTTGTCCTGCGAACCGACTCGGTGATCCGAGCCGCGATCGCCCGTTGCGCATAGCATCCCGAACCGCCCCGCGTCCGCCATGGGTAGCGCCGTAGCGACCCCAACGGCACTGATTCTCGCCTCCCGTTGCGCACGATTCGCGTTTCGTCATGGCTTGGACGAAACCGCTAGAGTGCCGCCCATTGCAACGTCGGAGCACGGCCATGAAAGGCGACCCCAAGGTCATCGAATTCCTCAACAAGGCGCTCTTCAATGAGCTGACCGCGATCAACCAGTACTTCCTGCACGCCAAGATGCTGAAGAACTGGGGCCTGAAGGAACTGGCCGAGCACGAGTACCACGAGTCGATCGACGAGATGAAGCACGCCGACAAGCTGTCGGACCGCATCTTGTTCCTCGACGGCCTGCCGAACTTCCAGGCGCTGGGCAAGCTGCGCATCGGCGAAAACCCGCGCGAGCTGCTGACCTGCGACCTGGCGCTGGAGCTCGAAGCGATCCCGCTGTTGCGCGAGGCGATCAAGTACTGCGAAACCGTCAGCGACTACGTCAGCCGCAAGCTGTTCGCCGATATCCTCGATTCCGAAGAAGAGCATGTCGACTGGATCGAAACCCAACTGGCGTTGATCGAGCGGTTGGGTGAGCAGAATTATCTGCTGACCAAGATCGAGGAGTGAGTTTGCAGGAGTGAGGAACGAGTGGGGCTTTGAAGCCCGCTGTTTCCAGGGATTTCGGTTCTAGCCAGCCAGCGACGTGGATGACGTAGCCAGCCCGCCAAGATCGTGATCTGCGAAGTGCGATGAGATTTTCGCTTCTTGCTTCCGCCTTGCTGTTGAACGCATAAAAAAGCCGCCGGCGATGAGCTGGCGGCTTTTTTCGTTGCTGCGATTGGAGCGGGTGCTTGATGGTTCGCTGATGATCTGAGCGCAGTGCGTCGGGGCTGAAGCCCCTCCCACAAAAGACTTCAAACAATAGTCTTCGTTGCGGCCACTGATCTTCGCTGCGGCGAGGTCTTTTGTGGGAAGGGCTTCAGCCCCGACGCTTTTCCTTCGGGTCGCTGCGCAACTGCACCCGACCATCGCGCCCCAGCAACGAAATCACCCGGAAGCCGCGGTCCCCACCTTCGGCCTGCGCCGGAACAACTTGCGCCACAACCACCACAGCGCCATCGCGATCACCACGCTGATCAGCAGCACGATGCCGAGCACCACCCACGGGTAGGCGAACACCAGCGACAGGCCGCCGAGCACGGCGACGTCCTCGGTCACCGAGGCGGTCCAGTTGCTGACCGGTTCGGGCGAGGTGTTGAGCACGGCGCGCGAGCCGGACTTCAGCAAGTGACTCGTGAGCGCCACGCCGGCGCCGGTGGCGAGCGCGCCGGCACCGAGCTGGCCGTCGGGCGACATCGCCGCGGCCGCGAGAAACGCGCCCACCGGCACCCGCAGCAGCGTGTGCAGCAGGTCCCAGCCCGAATCCACGCCGGGGATCTTGTCGGCGAAGAATTCACCCACGGTCAGCAGGCCGCACACGCCGAGCACCCACGGCGACTGGGTCGCCTGCAGCGCGGTCGGCAGCTCCAGCCAGCCCAGTGCGCCGGCGATGCCGACGCCGAACACGGTCAGATAGACCCGGACCCCCGACAGCCAGGCGAGAACTACGCCAACTGCGAACAGGTGCGCATCGGACATCGTGGCTTTCCCGTTAAGATTTAGGGTTGAGTATAGGTAAAGCCGGCGGTGTGAGCCGTCGTTTCGAGCATGGCCAAAACCCCGCCGCCGCGTTTCGTCATCGTCCAGCAGCAGCCGGACAAGCGCCCTTATATCTGGACCGCCGTCGGCGTGGTGTGGGCGTTGTCGCTGATCGTGGCCTGGCTGTGGTCGCAATCGCTGGCCGCGCCCAGGCTGCCCAAGCTGACCGCCGAGCTGGAGACCACCAAGCGCGAGCTGCGCGATCGCCAGAACCAGCTCGACCGGCTGGCCCAGCGCGAAGCCACCTTGCAGCGCTCCGACCAGATCAGCCGCGCCGCCAACAAGCAGGTGCAGGGCTCGCTGGCCCAGCGCGAGGAGGAAATCTCCGACCTGCGCGCCGACGTCGCCTTCTACGAACGCCTGGTCGGCGCGACCGCGCCGGCCAAGGGGCTCAACGTGCATTCGGTCGAGTTCAAGCCCGAAACCGGCGGCACCTGGCATTACCAGATCGTCCTGACCCAGAATCTCAACCGCGGAGCGGTCAGCAGCGGGGGGCTGCAGTTCCAGGTCGAAGGCGTGCGCGGCGGCAAGCTGGCCGCGATCGGCTGGGACGAGTTGCACCAGAAGTCCAAGGCGCCCGCCCAGGACTATTCCTTCCGCTACTTCCAGCAGGTCGACGGCAGCGTGATGCTGCCGGCCGGGTTCACTCCGCAACGCGTGCGCATCTCGCTGCGCGGGGAGAACGCCTCGATCGATCAGCACTTCGCCTGGAAGAGCGGCGTCACCGTAAACGGGGAAACTTAAGACGATGTTCAAGACCAACAGCAAACCGACCCAACTGCGCGAAGGCCAGGTCGACACCATGATCGGCCCGCAGGTGGTGATCCGCGGCGACCTGCACTTCAGCGGCGGGCTGTATATCGAAGGCCGCATCGTCGGCAAGCTGGTGGCCTTGGACGGCCAGCCGGCCAGCCTGACCCTGGCCGAGAACGGCAGCATCGAGGGCGAGGTGCGCGCGCCCGTGGTGATCATCAACGGCGAACTGACCGGCGATGTGTATTCCAGCGAGCGGGTTGAACTGGCGGCCAAGGCGCGGGTCCAGGGTAATGTGCATTACCGGGTGGTCGAGATGACGGCCGGTTCCCAGCTCACAGGCCGTCTGATCCATGCAGAGTCCGCCGCTGCGTTGCCGGCGCCTGAAGCCCTGATTACCGCCGACGCCCTGATGGATTGAGGGCGAACGCCCCAGCCCCCAGACGGTGCGGATGAGCGAAGAATCTTCCCAGTCCGCGCCGACTTCCGCCGAACCGGTAAGCGCCGGCCCGGCGGCGCCCGTGGACACGCCCGCGCCCGCCGGCGACGGCCGTCACCCGTGGCGGATCCCGGCCGCCGTGCTGCTGACCGTGGCCCTGGCCTTCGGCGCCTGGGGCGTGTGGCGTTCCGTCACCCAGCCGGAGCAGACCCCGCCGCCGCCGTCCGCTGACGGCGCCGCCCTGAGCCCTCGGCAGATGCAGGCCGAACTGGAGCAACTGCGCCAGCGGGTGACCACCCTGGGCCGCTCCGACGCGATCAGCCGCCAGGCCAACCGCGACCTGCAAAGCGCCCTGGCCGAGCGCGACGAGGAAATCGCCGGCCTGCGCGCCGACGTGGCCTTCTACGAGCGCCTGGTCGGCGCCACCGGCCAGCGCCGCGGCCTCACCGTCCACGCGTTGAAGATGCAGCCGCAGGACGGCGCGCCCTCGGCCTGGCACTTCACCACCACCCTGACCCAGAACCTCAACCGCGGCGCGGTCAGCGCCGGCCGGCTGACCCTAGCCCTGGAAGGCACCCGCGCCGGCAAACTCGAAAAACTGGCCTGGGCCGACCTGCGCCAGCAGCCGGGCGCGCCCGGCACGGCGTACTCGTTCAAATACTTCGAACAGATCGAAGGCGACGTGTTCGTGCCGCAGGGCCTGACCCCGGTGCGGGTCACGGTGCGGCTGACCCCGCAATCGGGGCCGGCGGTCGAGCAATCCTTCAGCTGGGCCGACGCCACCCGCGACACTGCGGCCGGCGCCGCGGGCGCCGGCAATCCCGGCAGCTGATTGCTGTGTTCGTCTGGCGCGCTTGAATGCGAAGGCCGCGGCCCTCATCCTTTCGTCATGGAAACCACTACTCTCACCGCGGCGCCTGGCTACCAGTCGCTGGATCGGCCGTTGCAGTTCAGTTCCTCGGCCGCCGGCAAGGTGCGCGAGTTGATCGCCGAAGAAGGCAACGACGCCCTCAAGCTGCGGGTCTACATCCAGGGCGGCGGCTGCTCGGGCTTCCAGTACGGTTTCGAATTCGACGAACAGCAGGGCGAGGACGACCTGGCCGTGCAGACCGACGGGGTGACCCTGTTGGTCGATCCGCTCAGCCTGCAGTACCTGATGGGCGCGGAAGTCGACTACACCGAGAGCCTGCACGGTTCGCAGTTCGTGATCCGCAATCCGAACGCGAAGACCACCTGCGGCTGCGGTTCCTCGTTCGGCGTGTGAGTACGGCCCCAGCCTTCGCGTTCGTCGAAGCCGATTCGGCCTGGCGCGCGGCGCTGGACCGGGCCGATCATCTGCGCGATCAACCTCAGGCCTTGGCGGCGTTGTGGCCGCAGGCGCGGGTGATCGTGCTCGATGCCTCCGGCCAGGCCTATGCCGACGACGACGACAATCTGCTCGCGCCGCTGGGCCATGAGCTCACCGACGGCCCGGGCGGCACCGGCGCATCGATTTTTCTGGGACTGGCGGCGGACGGGCAGGGCTGGTTCGCGATCGAAGCCGAGCTGGTCGCGTTCCAGGCGCCGCGCCGGGTCGATCTGCGCCGCGCCGCCGCGCAGTGGCCCTTGCTCGACGCCAGCGTGTTCGCCCAGGCCCGCGCGCTGCAGCACTGGCGCAGCCGGCATCGCTACTGCGGCGTGTGCGGCGGCGAAATCGCCTTCGCCCGCGCCGGCTGGACCGGCCGTTGCAGCCAATGCGGTACCGAACACTACCCCCGCACCGACCCGGCGGTGATCGTCGCGGTCAGCGACGGCGAGCGCCTGTTGCTCGGTCGCCAGGCCGGTTGGCCGGCGCAGCGGTATTCGGTGATCGCCGGCTTCGTCGAGCCCGGCGAATCGCTGGAGCAGACCGTGGCCCGCGAGGTGCTGGAAGAAACCGGCGTGCGCGTGCGCAGTTGCCAGTACCTGGGCTCGCAGCCGTGGCCGTTCCCCAGCGCGCTGATGCTCGGTTTCGCCGCCTTTGCCGAACCCGATGCGCCGCAGGTCAGCGACGAACTCGAAGAAGCGCGCTGGTTCACCCTCGATGAAATCCGCGCCGCGGCGGCGCGTGGCGAACGCAAGGCGGCCGCGCCGTCTGTTTCGGCCGAGGCCGCTCCCCCCGCGGACGACGACGGCCCGCTGCTGTCGCCCAGCATTTCGATTTCGCGCTGGCTGATCGAGCATTGGCGCGTGGCCGCCGAGGAACGCGCGGGGCGTTGAATCGTGCGTGGGCGGTGTGTTGGATTGACTGATTTCCCAGGCCGATTGCGACGATTCCGATCCTGATCTTGATGCTCCCGGCTGCCGGCTGCCGGCTGCGGCCGAGGCTGCGTATCGTGCCGGTGATGGAACCTGCGTGGTCGGCTCAGTCGGTGCGTTCTGATGAGGATGGCTCGGATGAGAGCGGCTTGGGTGAGCGGTGATCCAAAACGCCGCAAAGGTCCGAAGTCTTTTGTGGGAGGGGCTTCAGCCCCGACGCTTTTCG
It includes:
- the queD gene encoding 6-carboxytetrahydropterin synthase QueD, producing the protein MTAVDIFKVFTLEAAHRLPNVPEGHKCARLHGHSFRIEVHLRGELGEHTGWVMDYADVKKAFQPIYDRLDHHYLNDIEGLENPTSERLAVWVWDQLKPVLPLLSEIVVHETCTAGCRYRG
- a CDS encoding RNA pyrophosphohydrolase, encoding MIDPDGYRPNVGIVLMHSDGRLFWARRVHRDGWQFPQGGMNTDETPLEAMYRELHEETGLLPQHVEVLGSTPGWLRYRLPRRAVRRNDRLVCIGQKQVWFLLRLTGEESDLRLDLTDKPEFDHWRWVDFWYPVEHVVMFKRGVYASALRHLAPFARQLAGPQAVPVPSPEARLREAQMGGCGHPPRARAFGGGNPARGSGSDSGG
- a CDS encoding (2Fe-2S)-binding protein produces the protein MYVCICNGVTDRDIRQAAEAGCRSVPELTMRTGAGANCGSCLELASSLLEQARNVRELPLNVMQQAA
- the bfr gene encoding bacterioferritin, coding for MKGDPKVIEFLNKALFNELTAINQYFLHAKMLKNWGLKELAEHEYHESIDEMKHADKLSDRILFLDGLPNFQALGKLRIGENPRELLTCDLALELEAIPLLREAIKYCETVSDYVSRKLFADILDSEEEHVDWIETQLALIERLGEQNYLLTKIEE
- a CDS encoding DUF4126 domain-containing protein is translated as MSDAHLFAVGVVLAWLSGVRVYLTVFGVGIAGALGWLELPTALQATQSPWVLGVCGLLTVGEFFADKIPGVDSGWDLLHTLLRVPVGAFLAAAAMSPDGQLGAGALATGAGVALTSHLLKSGSRAVLNTSPEPVSNWTASVTEDVAVLGGLSLVFAYPWVVLGIVLLISVVIAMALWWLWRKLFRRRPKVGTAASG
- a CDS encoding DUF6776 family protein, with protein sequence MAKTPPPRFVIVQQQPDKRPYIWTAVGVVWALSLIVAWLWSQSLAAPRLPKLTAELETTKRELRDRQNQLDRLAQREATLQRSDQISRAANKQVQGSLAQREEEISDLRADVAFYERLVGATAPAKGLNVHSVEFKPETGGTWHYQIVLTQNLNRGAVSSGGLQFQVEGVRGGKLAAIGWDELHQKSKAPAQDYSFRYFQQVDGSVMLPAGFTPQRVRISLRGENASIDQHFAWKSGVTVNGET
- a CDS encoding bactofilin family protein is translated as MFKTNSKPTQLREGQVDTMIGPQVVIRGDLHFSGGLYIEGRIVGKLVALDGQPASLTLAENGSIEGEVRAPVVIINGELTGDVYSSERVELAAKARVQGNVHYRVVEMTAGSQLTGRLIHAESAAALPAPEALITADALMD
- a CDS encoding DUF6776 family protein, with translation MSEESSQSAPTSAEPVSAGPAAPVDTPAPAGDGRHPWRIPAAVLLTVALAFGAWGVWRSVTQPEQTPPPPSADGAALSPRQMQAELEQLRQRVTTLGRSDAISRQANRDLQSALAERDEEIAGLRADVAFYERLVGATGQRRGLTVHALKMQPQDGAPSAWHFTTTLTQNLNRGAVSAGRLTLALEGTRAGKLEKLAWADLRQQPGAPGTAYSFKYFEQIEGDVFVPQGLTPVRVTVRLTPQSGPAVEQSFSWADATRDTAAGAAGAGNPGS
- the erpA gene encoding iron-sulfur cluster insertion protein ErpA, with the translated sequence METTTLTAAPGYQSLDRPLQFSSSAAGKVRELIAEEGNDALKLRVYIQGGGCSGFQYGFEFDEQQGEDDLAVQTDGVTLLVDPLSLQYLMGAEVDYTESLHGSQFVIRNPNAKTTCGCGSSFGV
- the nudC gene encoding NAD(+) diphosphatase, with the protein product MSTAPAFAFVEADSAWRAALDRADHLRDQPQALAALWPQARVIVLDASGQAYADDDDNLLAPLGHELTDGPGGTGASIFLGLAADGQGWFAIEAELVAFQAPRRVDLRRAAAQWPLLDASVFAQARALQHWRSRHRYCGVCGGEIAFARAGWTGRCSQCGTEHYPRTDPAVIVAVSDGERLLLGRQAGWPAQRYSVIAGFVEPGESLEQTVAREVLEETGVRVRSCQYLGSQPWPFPSALMLGFAAFAEPDAPQVSDELEEARWFTLDEIRAAAARGERKAAAPSVSAEAAPPADDDGPLLSPSISISRWLIEHWRVAAEERAGR